One stretch of Paenibacillus sp. AN1007 DNA includes these proteins:
- a CDS encoding stalk domain-containing protein: MKNKKWLIAAGVFGMVLTGSAGVYAGTQLETIKAYLNHGLALEVNGQKFTPTGDQGKKLAPITYQGSTYLPVRSVAEALNTEVKYDAKNNKVSIGSSSSSGGSASSGGGESASPTTGTNTQASGVKSKYLPADFPLPKDAKTTSLIENMVDGNKKVVLIYTTKENLTTIGTSYKTYYQNKNLTQKSEDIQADEFSILGREEGKYAVTITGNVSSDNKDLNEVTVIWGEE; the protein is encoded by the coding sequence ATGAAGAACAAAAAGTGGCTGATTGCTGCAGGTGTATTTGGCATGGTACTTACAGGATCAGCAGGTGTGTACGCAGGTACGCAGCTGGAGACCATCAAAGCATATCTGAATCATGGACTTGCACTAGAAGTAAATGGACAGAAATTTACACCGACAGGTGATCAAGGTAAAAAGCTTGCACCGATTACGTATCAAGGCAGTACATATCTTCCGGTTCGCTCCGTAGCAGAAGCATTGAATACCGAAGTGAAATATGATGCCAAAAATAATAAGGTAAGCATCGGTTCTTCCAGCTCTTCAGGCGGATCTGCATCTAGTGGTGGCGGTGAATCAGCGTCTCCAACCACAGGTACGAACACTCAGGCTTCAGGCGTGAAGTCCAAGTATTTGCCAGCTGATTTCCCGCTGCCAAAGGATGCTAAAACAACCAGCCTTATCGAGAATATGGTTGATGGTAACAAAAAAGTAGTCCTCATCTACACAACCAAGGAGAACTTGACGACAATCGGTACATCCTACAAAACCTATTACCAGAACAAAAACCTGACTCAAAAAAGTGAGGATATTCAAGCTGATGAATTCAGTATTTTGGGCCGTGAGGAAGGCAAGTACGCTGTGACCATTACAGGTAATGTGTCCTCGGACAATAAGGATCTAAATGAAGTTACTGTCATTTGGGGAGAAGAATAA
- a CDS encoding MalY/PatB family protein: MVNHSMFDTPLTRLSTGSEKWDGLEHFFGVTDALPMWVADMDFAAPPSVIEALHTRVSHGVLGYTLRTEAYHAAVTDWMERRHNWKINADWIVFTPGIVPALSIAVQQFTSPGDAVIIQTPVYPPFYNVVRDQGRELIMNPLIEKQGQYTMDLDQLEASLQTGKVKMLILCSPHNPVGRVWTREELEGLAALCLKYNVLVVSDEIHADLVYERGAHTPLSLISEAIADHSIICTAPSKTFNIPGLSTSNIIIPNADLRAHFAQGVSTMGLSSISTLGATATEAAYNGAEDWLDQCLTYIRGNMEYIQQFIAEHIPGVHVHLPEATYLLWVDFRGLGMDHAQLSSKLLHEAKLAFNDGVVFGEESAGFMRINAACPRATVEEAMRRLLVLVDK; this comes from the coding sequence ATGGTAAATCACAGTATGTTTGATACACCATTGACCCGGTTGTCTACCGGTTCCGAGAAATGGGACGGACTGGAGCACTTCTTCGGTGTAACAGATGCACTCCCGATGTGGGTGGCCGACATGGATTTTGCTGCTCCGCCCTCCGTTATTGAAGCACTGCATACACGAGTGAGTCATGGAGTTTTGGGCTACACCCTTCGTACCGAAGCCTATCATGCTGCAGTCACAGACTGGATGGAACGGCGCCACAACTGGAAAATCAATGCAGACTGGATCGTATTTACGCCAGGTATCGTACCAGCACTCAGCATAGCAGTGCAGCAGTTTACTTCGCCAGGGGACGCTGTTATTATTCAAACTCCAGTGTATCCCCCCTTCTATAATGTAGTGAGGGATCAAGGCCGGGAGCTGATTATGAATCCGCTGATCGAAAAGCAGGGACAGTACACGATGGATCTGGACCAGTTGGAAGCAAGTCTGCAGACCGGTAAAGTGAAAATGCTGATTCTATGCAGCCCCCACAATCCGGTCGGACGCGTATGGACTCGCGAGGAACTGGAAGGACTTGCGGCGCTGTGCTTAAAATATAATGTACTTGTCGTTTCTGATGAAATTCATGCCGATCTTGTGTATGAACGCGGAGCCCATACACCGCTGAGCCTGATCTCGGAAGCGATCGCAGATCACAGCATCATCTGTACAGCACCGAGCAAAACGTTTAATATCCCGGGATTATCTACTTCCAATATCATTATTCCAAATGCCGATCTGCGGGCGCATTTTGCCCAAGGTGTCTCCACCATGGGGTTGTCCAGCATCAGCACATTGGGAGCCACAGCCACCGAAGCAGCCTATAACGGTGCTGAAGACTGGCTTGACCAATGCCTGACCTACATTCGCGGTAATATGGAATATATACAGCAGTTTATTGCAGAGCATATACCCGGCGTTCATGTTCATCTACCAGAAGCAACCTATTTGTTATGGGTCGATTTCCGTGGATTAGGCATGGATCATGCACAATTAAGCAGCAAACTGCTGCATGAGGCCAAACTCGCATTTAACGACGGAGTGGTATTCGGGGAAGAAAGTGCGGGATTCATGCGCATCAACGCAGCCTGTCCACGTGCAACGGTTGAAGAGGCCATGCGCAGATTACTGGTTCTGGTCGATAAGTAA
- a CDS encoding alpha/beta hydrolase, with translation MLQTKVEKKHEDSAMLKRGNKTNSRHAGRTGWKRKRYWLPIAVLVLVTGFVGISAQFTPKITVFLLKSGIEWISSNGNSRDTNEWEGITRISDTAYANEGHQSSTMDIYYPSTAAGALPVILWVHGGGWVMGDKEDIADYAVQLAKRGHVVVSMNYALGPDTTYPMPVIQTNQALAYIKNHISQHQGDPNNIFLAGNSAGAQIASQTAAVVTNPDLAEQMNIAPSLEPGHLRGVLLFCGPYNLGTVERTGFPFMRTFLWSYTGTKAYEHDPRLNEMSTVLQASAAYPPSFITSGNDDPLTVQSIELAEALKRQGVTTETLFFEATSEKLGHDYQFDLGREAAQQAMKATVQFIQNYKY, from the coding sequence TTGTTGCAGACCAAGGTAGAGAAGAAACATGAAGATAGCGCCATGTTGAAACGTGGGAACAAAACCAATTCGAGGCATGCAGGCAGAACAGGGTGGAAACGTAAACGTTACTGGCTCCCTATCGCTGTATTGGTTCTGGTTACAGGATTTGTAGGAATCAGTGCGCAGTTTACGCCCAAAATAACTGTTTTTTTGCTGAAGTCCGGAATTGAATGGATCTCTTCAAACGGGAACAGCAGGGATACGAATGAATGGGAAGGGATTACTCGTATTAGCGATACAGCCTACGCCAACGAAGGCCATCAGAGCAGTACAATGGATATTTATTATCCGTCTACAGCAGCTGGAGCACTACCAGTAATACTGTGGGTTCATGGCGGCGGGTGGGTAATGGGCGATAAAGAAGATATCGCCGACTATGCGGTGCAGTTAGCCAAACGTGGTCATGTGGTGGTCAGCATGAATTATGCACTAGGACCGGATACAACCTACCCCATGCCTGTAATTCAAACGAATCAGGCGTTAGCTTATATTAAAAATCATATCAGTCAACATCAAGGGGACCCGAACAATATATTTCTTGCAGGCAATTCGGCAGGTGCTCAGATTGCAAGTCAAACTGCGGCGGTGGTGACAAATCCCGACTTGGCAGAACAAATGAACATCGCCCCTTCGCTTGAGCCAGGACATTTAAGAGGAGTGCTCTTATTTTGCGGACCTTATAACCTGGGCACAGTCGAACGTACAGGTTTCCCCTTTATGCGTACATTTCTGTGGTCATATACGGGAACCAAGGCATACGAACATGATCCGCGTCTGAATGAAATGTCAACGGTACTTCAGGCCTCCGCTGCGTATCCACCTTCATTTATAACCTCCGGAAATGATGATCCCTTGACTGTACAGTCCATTGAATTGGCTGAGGCGCTGAAACGTCAGGGTGTCACAACGGAAACATTGTTCTTTGAAGCCACTTCGGAGAAATTGGGGCATGATTACCAGTTTGATCTGGGAAGAGAGGCTGCACAGCAGGCAATGAAGGCAACGGTTCAATTTATCCAGAATTATAAATATTAG
- a CDS encoding ABC transporter ATP-binding protein has translation MIELNQVIKAFEQEKAVDGISMHIHKGSIYGLLGSNGAGKTSLLKIIAGIYRQDSGTVRIEGAEIYENLDLKGRTIFMADAPYFFPQSSITHMAQFYRSVYPQWSDERFNQLASVFKLDVKRKLHRMSKGMRRQAAVWLGLSCMPQVLLMDEPIDGLDPVMRQQIKNLLFQEAAERQVTIIISSHNLREIEDLCDHVAIMHKGQIIVQKDLDDLKSDTHKIQVAFRHPDHAGSLQEQVHILHEEKRGSVTLYIVKGHREDVTAQFRLHDPYLLDVLPLTLEEIFIYEMEGAGYDIQPIIL, from the coding sequence ATGATTGAGCTTAATCAAGTCATTAAAGCTTTTGAACAGGAAAAGGCCGTTGATGGAATAAGTATGCACATACATAAGGGATCGATTTACGGTCTGCTCGGATCTAACGGGGCAGGCAAAACATCGCTGCTCAAAATCATTGCAGGGATCTATCGTCAAGATAGTGGAACTGTACGTATCGAAGGAGCGGAAATCTATGAAAATCTGGATCTTAAAGGTCGTACCATTTTTATGGCCGATGCACCGTACTTTTTTCCACAATCTTCGATAACTCACATGGCTCAATTTTACCGTTCCGTGTATCCACAATGGAGTGATGAGCGATTTAATCAACTGGCTTCTGTATTCAAACTAGATGTGAAACGCAAGCTTCATCGCATGTCCAAAGGCATGCGCCGTCAAGCCGCGGTATGGCTTGGACTCAGCTGTATGCCTCAGGTGCTGCTGATGGATGAGCCGATTGATGGCCTCGACCCTGTTATGCGGCAGCAGATCAAAAACCTGCTGTTCCAGGAAGCGGCGGAGCGTCAGGTAACGATCATCATCTCGTCCCACAATTTGCGGGAGATCGAAGACCTCTGTGACCATGTGGCTATTATGCACAAAGGCCAAATTATCGTACAGAAAGATCTGGATGACCTTAAGTCGGACACACACAAGATTCAGGTTGCTTTCCGCCACCCGGATCATGCCGGTTCGCTGCAAGAACAGGTTCACATTTTGCATGAAGAAAAAAGAGGAAGTGTCACCTTGTACATTGTTAAAGGTCATCGTGAAGATGTTACGGCGCAATTTCGTCTGCATGATCCGTATCTGCTGGATGTGCTGCCGCTGACGCTGGAGGAAATTTTTATCTATGAAATGGAGGGTGCGGGTTATGACATTCAACCGATTATACTTTAA
- a CDS encoding GntR family transcriptional regulator, which translates to MFELDVRSRKAIYEQLMDKIKEMIVYGILKPDEQLPSVRSLSTQLTVNPNTIQKAYRELEREGYIYSLQGKGSFVSSSVEHPKEAMKDEIRESLVKLIAEASFSGLTKAEMTLLFEEAMARIEKEVPHD; encoded by the coding sequence ATGTTCGAATTGGATGTACGCAGCCGTAAGGCGATCTATGAGCAGCTGATGGATAAAATCAAAGAAATGATCGTATACGGTATTCTGAAACCCGATGAGCAGCTTCCTTCCGTTCGGTCATTATCAACACAGCTCACCGTGAACCCGAATACAATTCAAAAGGCATACCGTGAGCTGGAGCGAGAAGGTTATATTTATTCCTTGCAGGGTAAAGGAAGTTTCGTATCATCATCTGTGGAACATCCGAAGGAGGCTATGAAAGATGAGATCAGAGAGTCCTTGGTGAAACTGATTGCTGAAGCTTCGTTTTCCGGTTTAACCAAGGCGGAGATGACTCTTTTGTTTGAAGAAGCGATGGCCCGTATAGAGAAGGAGGTGCCTCATGATTGA